In Ruegeria sp. YS9, the genomic window GCCTTCCAGCTTGCGCACTACATGCTCATATCCGCGGTCCAAATGATAGACCCGGCTTACCGTTGTCTCACCTTCTGCCGCCAATCCGGCAAGGATCAGCGACACCGAAGCCCGCAGATCCGTCGCCATCACCGGGGCGCCTTTCAGGGCTTCGACACCCGTGACGGTGGCGGTGCCGCCGTGCACTTCGATATTCGCGCCCATGCGCACAAGTTCCGGGGCATGCATGAAACGGTTTTCGAAAATTCGCTCTTCCAAGACCGAGGTTCCTTCGGCGGTGCACATCAGCGCCATCATCTGCGCCTGAAGGTCGGTCGGGAACCCCGGGAAAGGTTCGGTCACCACATCCACGGCCTGAACCCGGCCGTTCTTGCGGGCCACTTTCAAGCCGTTTTGGGTTTCGGCGACACTGACCCCCGCCGCGTCGAGCTTGGCCGCAAAGGATTCAACCAGCGCCATGCGCCCGCCCAGCAGTTCGACCTCGCCGCCGCAAATCGCCGGGGCCAGCATATAGGTGCCCAGTTCGATCCGGTCGGTGACAACCTGATGGGTGGCACCGTGCAGCCGGTCGACGCCCTGAATTTCGATGGTCGAGCTGCCCTCGCCCGAAATCTGCGCACCCATCTTGCGCAGGCATTCGACCAGATCGACGATCTCGGGCTCGCGCGCGGCGTTCTTCAGTACCGTGGTGCCCTTGGCCAGCGTCGCCGCCATGACGATGTTTTCGGTGGCCCCGACCGAGGCAAACCGCATCTCATGCACCGCGCCTTTCAGCCCTCCCGGAGCCCTGGCGTGCAGATACCCGTCTTTCAGCTCGATCTCGGCGCCCAGCGCCTCGAGCCCTTCCACGTGCAGGTCCATCGGACGGGCTCCGATCGCGCAGCCACCGGGCAGAGAAACGACCGCTTGTCCAAATCGCGCAAGCAAAGGTCCCAACACCAGATTCGAGGCACGCATCTTGCGCACGATGTCATAATCCGCCGTTTGGCTGGTCAGGTTGTGGCTCGACATCGCGATCACCTGACCATCTTGCAGCGACGACACCTCGGCCCCCAGCGATTGCAGCAGAGCCGTCATGGTCTTGATGTCGCTGAGACGTGGTGCGTTGGTCAGCGTCAGCGGTTCTTCGCTCAGCAAGGTCGCGGGCATCAGCGTCAGACACGCGTTCTTGGCCCCCGCAATCGGTATCTGACCGTTCAGCGGGCCGTTGCCCGTCACCAGAATCGAATCCATCTGCTCTTATCCCTCGTCCTTGTCGGCTTTGTCCCCGGAGGCCGCCCGCGCCTTGGCCTGCGCCTTGCGCCGCGCCATATTGGCCTTCAGCGCCGCTTTCAGCCGCTCTTCGCGCGCATCCCCGGATTTGCCTTGTTTTTTGGGTGAATTTTTATCCGTCATGATCTTTCTCTACAGGAGGCGAAAAAAACCGTCCAGACACCCTTGCGCCGCGTTTCGTTTGAGTCTAATCACCCGCCCACAGCGCTGCTGTAGCTCAGAGGTAGAGCACTCCCTTGGTAAGGGAGAGGTCGAGAGTTCAATTCTCTCCAGCAGCACCATGATCTCCGATTTAGTTGATGTTTCTGAAACGCGTGGTTTTTAAACCCCGCTTTTGTCCTCTTTTCCTCGACGGCCAAACGCCCGGGCTTTGGACGCCGTGTCAGCCCAATAATGTGTGGCTAGCAAAAACCCAATCTCCACCATCGACAAAGCTCAACCCGATTTCAGTTTTTTCCGTCAGGCTTTATCGAGGTTTATAGCCCAGGCATCTTTCCCCACTAAAAGCTGGCAGAAACACACCCCCAGCGTTACTGAAAGAGACCAGTTAATCCGTTTTTGAGGGCTTCGATGCTGAAGATTTTTCTTATTGCCGCATCCATTTTCCATACCGCCAGCCAGGCGGAAGCACGGTCGAAGAAAGTTGCCAAAGCAGGTGTTTGGGACATCTACTGCGACTCGTCCAAGTCAGAGTGTTCGGCGATCCAAGGCATCAAGTACCACGGCAAGAACATCGCGAACATAATTGGTATCCCGATGGACAACAACGAGGTTGTAGCCGGGCTCGTTTTGCAGTTGCCTACAACAACGGACTTGAAAAATGGAGTGGTTGTGACACTTGATGGCAGGTTCAGTCGAAAGTACGCATATCAGTTTTGCGCTCCGCAATATTGCCAAGTCAACGTCGGGCTGACGAAAGAATTGTTGAACGCAGAATTCGAAAAGGTGGAGTATTACTTTGCGGCTTCTCCAGCCGTCAAACGCAGTTTCACGTTCTCACTTTATGGGTTTTCTGCGGCCATCGAAGAGGTTCGGAAACGCGGCTACCCCTCCAATTGACAACAAGTTGCTGAAACCGGCCAGCGACCTGGAAAGGTACCTGCGTACAGGTCGATTCAAACCGTGACGCTGTTATCCGGGCGTTGGCCTCGATTTGGTTGTGGACTGCCAAGCAGTGGATAAGATGCCGGCACGCTCCGCACAGGACGTCATTCCTGTTTGCAATCCATTGCTTTACTTCAGGTGGGTGGTAGCGGAGGAGGGACTTGAACCCCCGACACGCGGATTATGATTCCGCTGCTCTAACCAACTGAGCTACTCCGCCGTGAGTGAGAGGCGATGTAAGCGAGGGGCCCGGGAGGGTCAAGAGGGAAATCAACCAACCCGAAGATTTCTTTCACGCCTGC contains:
- the murA gene encoding UDP-N-acetylglucosamine 1-carboxyvinyltransferase — translated: MDSILVTGNGPLNGQIPIAGAKNACLTLMPATLLSEEPLTLTNAPRLSDIKTMTALLQSLGAEVSSLQDGQVIAMSSHNLTSQTADYDIVRKMRASNLVLGPLLARFGQAVVSLPGGCAIGARPMDLHVEGLEALGAEIELKDGYLHARAPGGLKGAVHEMRFASVGATENIVMAATLAKGTTVLKNAAREPEIVDLVECLRKMGAQISGEGSSTIEIQGVDRLHGATHQVVTDRIELGTYMLAPAICGGEVELLGGRMALVESFAAKLDAAGVSVAETQNGLKVARKNGRVQAVDVVTEPFPGFPTDLQAQMMALMCTAEGTSVLEERIFENRFMHAPELVRMGANIEVHGGTATVTGVEALKGAPVMATDLRASVSLILAGLAAEGETTVSRVYHLDRGYEHVVRKLEGVGAKIERIKGE
- a CDS encoding invasion associated locus B family protein, whose amino-acid sequence is MLKIFLIAASIFHTASQAEARSKKVAKAGVWDIYCDSSKSECSAIQGIKYHGKNIANIIGIPMDNNEVVAGLVLQLPTTTDLKNGVVVTLDGRFSRKYAYQFCAPQYCQVNVGLTKELLNAEFEKVEYYFAASPAVKRSFTFSLYGFSAAIEEVRKRGYPSN